A region of Terriglobales bacterium DNA encodes the following proteins:
- a CDS encoding acetyl-CoA C-acetyltransferase, which translates to MPNADDVVIVSAVRTPIGKFQGSLSDLSATQLGAIVVREAVKRAQIEDLNQVDECIMGNVVSAGLGQNPARQAAIYGGLPPSVGAMTVNKVCGSGLKAVALAAQAIQTANSQLVVAGGMESMTNAPYLLPQARKGYRLGNAQIVDSVIQDGLWDVYNNYHMGNTGENVAEKYHITREEQDEFALNSHRKAVSAIKECRFKSQIVPVEVPGRKKGETILFDKDESPREDTTIEALRALKPAFKKDGTVTAGNAPGVNDGAAAVVVTSRQRAEAIGGKPLARIVAQATSGVDPKWVMMAPVDAVRQIWKKTGWKNEDVDLYELNEAFSVQAIAVARELGLDPQKLNVNGGAVALGHPIGASGARVLVTLLYEMMRRDVHKGIAALCLGGGNAVAMAVER; encoded by the coding sequence ATGCCTAACGCTGACGATGTCGTCATCGTCTCCGCCGTGCGGACGCCTATTGGAAAATTTCAGGGCTCTCTCTCCGATCTCTCCGCCACACAACTGGGGGCCATCGTCGTGCGCGAAGCAGTGAAGCGAGCGCAGATCGAAGATCTCAATCAGGTAGACGAATGCATCATGGGCAACGTGGTCTCCGCAGGGCTGGGCCAGAATCCTGCTCGCCAGGCGGCTATCTACGGTGGACTTCCGCCCTCAGTCGGCGCCATGACGGTCAACAAGGTTTGCGGCTCGGGTCTGAAGGCCGTGGCGCTGGCGGCGCAAGCCATCCAGACGGCGAACAGCCAGCTCGTGGTCGCGGGCGGCATGGAATCGATGACCAACGCTCCCTACCTTCTGCCGCAGGCCCGCAAGGGATACCGTCTTGGGAACGCGCAGATCGTAGACTCCGTGATCCAGGATGGCTTGTGGGATGTGTATAACAACTACCACATGGGAAACACCGGCGAGAACGTCGCGGAGAAGTACCACATCACCCGCGAAGAGCAGGACGAATTCGCTCTCAATTCTCATCGCAAGGCGGTAAGCGCGATCAAGGAGTGCCGCTTCAAATCCCAGATCGTTCCTGTGGAAGTGCCGGGCAGGAAGAAGGGCGAAACCATACTTTTTGACAAAGACGAATCGCCGCGCGAAGACACTACCATCGAAGCGCTGCGTGCCCTCAAGCCTGCCTTCAAGAAAGACGGCACGGTCACTGCTGGAAACGCGCCGGGAGTGAACGATGGCGCCGCGGCCGTCGTGGTCACCAGCCGGCAGCGGGCGGAAGCTATCGGAGGGAAACCACTGGCGCGGATCGTGGCGCAGGCGACCTCAGGCGTCGATCCGAAGTGGGTGATGATGGCGCCCGTCGATGCTGTCCGGCAGATCTGGAAGAAGACCGGTTGGAAAAACGAAGACGTCGATCTCTATGAACTGAACGAAGCCTTCTCAGTGCAGGCTATTGCCGTGGCGCGGGAGCTTGGACTCGATCCTCAGAAATTGAATGTGAATGGCGGAGCCGTGGCGCTGGGTCACCCGATTGGCGCCAGCGGCGCGCGAGTGCTGGTTACGTTGCTCTACGAAATGATGCGGCGTGACGTCCACAAGGGCATTGCCGCCCTTTGCCTCGGCGGCGGTAACGCGGTAGCCATGGCGGTGGAGCGCTAG
- a CDS encoding type II CAAX endopeptidase family protein, producing MSTTTPVTDSTASRPGLVAPSWHTVLLIAILLVLSFGGADSQHGFAQKTGRLAFYLITMAVELLMVGYVAWGIHQTSTSLGDLIGGRWNSKEDFLLDVVIAVGFWVVSALVLAGLAWMLGLTHPQQLADAKKRVDFLMPHSPQETLVWVLLSACAGFCEEIIFRGYLQKQFGAWLKSAWAGVVLQGAFFGASHAYEGRERMLIIAVYGMMFGVLALLRRSLRPGMFAHAMQDSIAGLAFRLIR from the coding sequence TTGTCTACTACCACACCGGTCACTGACTCGACTGCTTCTCGACCGGGGCTGGTCGCCCCATCGTGGCACACTGTTCTGCTGATCGCCATCCTGCTGGTGCTTTCATTCGGAGGCGCCGATTCTCAGCACGGCTTTGCGCAGAAGACGGGTCGCTTAGCTTTCTATCTGATCACCATGGCGGTGGAGTTGCTGATGGTGGGTTATGTTGCCTGGGGCATTCACCAGACGAGCACGTCGCTGGGCGACCTGATCGGTGGGCGTTGGAACAGCAAGGAAGACTTTTTGCTCGACGTTGTGATCGCAGTTGGGTTCTGGGTGGTTTCGGCTCTGGTGCTTGCAGGTCTGGCGTGGATGCTGGGACTCACCCATCCCCAGCAGCTAGCCGATGCGAAGAAGCGGGTTGATTTTCTGATGCCCCATAGTCCGCAGGAAACACTGGTGTGGGTGCTATTGAGCGCCTGCGCAGGCTTTTGCGAGGAGATCATCTTTCGCGGTTATCTGCAGAAGCAGTTTGGCGCATGGTTGAAGAGTGCGTGGGCAGGAGTAGTTCTGCAAGGCGCATTTTTCGGGGCTTCGCACGCCTACGAGGGGCGCGAGCGAATGCTGATCATCGCGGTCTATGGAATGATGTTCGGCGTGCTGGCGCTGCTGAGAAGAAGTCTGCGTCCGGGAATGTTCGCGCACGCCATGCAAGACAGCATCGCGGGCCTTGCGTTTCGTCTGATTCGCTGA